Proteins from one Prevotella sp. E2-28 genomic window:
- a CDS encoding PP2C family protein-serine/threonine phosphatase, translating to MPTKILSVDDEMDLELLLTQYFRRKIRKGEYEFHFAHNGVEALTMMLQHKDFDIILSDINMPEMDGLTLLTKINEMQNPAMKCIMVSAYGDMGNIRQAMNNGAFDFATKPIDLDDLSVTIEKAIEQIDYIKQSQKEHTQLESLKTDLAVAGEIQQAILPRVFPPFPEIEDILDVSASMTPAKDVGGDFYDFFRIDEDRIGFVMADVSGKGVPAAIFMAVSRTLIRAIGMQGNKPDDVMTRANELLCKESVNCMFVTVFYAIYNTKTGEINYCNAGHNSPYIIHVNGQAEALPMSTNCMIGALEELDFEAGSLSLEKGDMLVMYTDGVNEAVNNDLEEYGEPRLKQTLNMLQGLNCQETVNGILASVKAFADGAPQSDDITLLSFKRK from the coding sequence ATGCCAACAAAAATTCTTAGTGTCGATGACGAGATGGACCTCGAGTTGCTCTTGACACAATACTTCAGAAGGAAGATCCGTAAAGGAGAGTACGAGTTTCATTTCGCCCACAACGGTGTGGAGGCACTGACGATGATGCTTCAGCACAAGGACTTCGACATCATTCTGAGTGATATCAATATGCCCGAGATGGACGGTCTGACCCTGCTCACGAAGATTAACGAGATGCAGAACCCTGCTATGAAATGTATCATGGTGAGCGCCTATGGCGATATGGGCAACATCCGTCAGGCTATGAACAACGGTGCGTTCGACTTTGCCACAAAGCCTATTGACCTGGACGATCTGAGCGTCACTATCGAGAAGGCTATTGAACAGATAGACTATATCAAACAATCACAAAAGGAGCACACACAGCTGGAGTCGCTGAAAACGGACTTGGCTGTAGCTGGAGAGATTCAGCAGGCTATTCTGCCACGCGTATTCCCGCCATTCCCTGAGATAGAGGATATTCTGGACGTATCAGCATCTATGACACCCGCAAAGGATGTGGGTGGTGACTTCTATGACTTTTTCCGCATTGATGAAGACAGGATTGGTTTCGTGATGGCCGACGTAAGCGGTAAAGGTGTACCCGCTGCTATCTTTATGGCCGTGAGCCGTACGCTGATTCGTGCTATAGGTATGCAGGGAAATAAGCCTGACGACGTGATGACTCGTGCCAACGAGCTGCTGTGTAAGGAGTCAGTGAACTGTATGTTCGTTACGGTGTTCTACGCCATCTACAACACTAAGACTGGCGAGATAAACTATTGTAACGCAGGACATAACTCCCCCTATATCATTCATGTCAACGGACAGGCAGAGGCTCTGCCCATGAGTACCAACTGCATGATTGGCGCCTTAGAGGAACTAGACTTCGAGGCTGGCTCGCTATCACTGGAAAAGGGCGATATGCTGGTGATGTACACAGACGGTGTAAACGAGGCTGTGAACAATGACCTTGAGGAATATGGCGAGCCAAGACTGAAACAGACACTGAACATGCTACAGGGGCTGAATTGTCAGGAGACGGTTAACGGCATACTGGCAAGTGTGAAGGCATTCGCCGATGGTGCACCGCAAAGTGATGATATCACATTATTATCATTTAAACGAAAGTAA